The Bacteroidales bacterium genome contains the following window.
TCGTTAATAGCCTGAGATACTTTCATTTGTAACACAAAGTTAGTTAGTTTGTAATCTCCTTTTCCGGTAACAAGATCCAACCATTCTTTTTTGCTTTTATCCGGTATCATAGCTATAAAAATTTGACGTTTTGCTGTTATTGATTTGCAATTTAGTTATAAAATTTGAATACTACAAATCTTTCTAAACATAAAAAACCGATCATTGACCAATTTGTTGATGTAAAGTGCCGGCACGTTAGTTTAAAGTACTACTATTTATCCATAAAGAACAATTTACGATCTTTTGGGAAATATGCTATTATTTTAACTATTTATTTTTTTGCATTAGCTCATTAATTACTTCACCCGATGAGCCACCTGGAGCAACTATATCGAGCATTGCTGCTATTGTTGCAGCTATTGAAGTTGTTGAAATGTTTTTGTAAATGGTGGTCCGTGGTATTTCCCAGCCAAACCAAATTAGAGGGACATGTGTGTCGTAATCATATCCAGAGTTTGATTGCACAACGTAATCGGATTTTTCAATCCAGCCAGGCTCAAGATTAATAATAACATCTCCTGAACGACGTTGATGATAGCTTCTTTGCATAAGAGCAAAGCTTCCATCGGTAAAATTAGCGGACTGTAGTGTGTTTGCAGTAACAGCATTTACAACACCTGAGAATTGTAAAGTAAAACGTGCCAATCTCTCTTGTATGTCAGTAAGCGAAAGACTAGAATCTTCTATGAGTGTGTGGTTTAAGTAGAACTGCTTTTCGCTATAAGCGGTAATCCATTCTCCTTGACCATACACAACGTTTAGATAACTTTTTGCTAATGTAAATAGTTGACCTTGGTTAAATATACCCGAAGGTAGGCTCATTTGTTTTAAATATTCCGGAGAGTGAGGGCAACCTCGATCTGAAGTTAGTACAAGCAAAACATCATTCATACCTATTACATTATCTAAGAAGTTGATAAATTGAGATAAATCCTCATCAAGACGAATGTACGCATCTTCAATTTCTACTGACATTGGACCGTGCTCTTGGTTTATTACTCCAATAGGGTTTAATCCTATGGCTAGAAAATCTGTGTAAGAATCACGACCTAACGAATCATTAATTATAACCTGTTTTGCAAAATCGAATGTAAATGTGTTGCCAAAAGGCGTGCGCGTAAGCACTTTATAGCTTTGTGCTATTTTTCTTTGAGCAAGCAAGTCGTACAAGAAACCAATTTTTTCGAATTTAAACTTATTGTTTTTTGTTTTGCTTTTACCAGCCGAATAATCTTCTACCTGAAGTTGTGGAGTCCATTCTCTTTTGACATATAATTCGGGCAATTTTTTTTCGTTGAATTCATTTAGCCAAGCTGGTAGCGAATCACAATAGTAGTTGCTTGAAGTCCAGTTGCCTGTATAAACGTCAAACCACCATGCTCCATCGGCTGCATGACCTCCAGCTAGTACCGAGGCGCGTCCGTCAAAAGCAAGTGAATGTATTTTTGATTGATGGTTGTTGTTTAGTGCAATTTCATCGGAAATCGTGGTTGTTAGCAGGTCGCGTGGTGAGAAATTATTGCTTTTACTGTCTGGCAACAGCGGTGTTACAGTTGCATCAATTCCAGCATATTTCTCTTCGTTTTTAATGCGTGTGTACCATTTGTCGCTTGTGATTCCATGTATCGAAGGTGTTGAGCCGGTTACTATAGTTGAATAACCCGGAAGCTGTTGGGTTAGCAGGTAGTCATGCCGGGCATTTGTACAAGTGGAGCCTTCAGCCAGTAGTCGGTTAAACCCGTTTTTGCCAAAGTTGTGTTTGAATTTTGCCAAATAGTCATATCGCATTTGGTCAACTATTACTATTACTATAAGTTTTGGTTTTTTTGAGGGTATATTAGGTACGTTTTGTGATAACAGAGGAAGAGTCCCTAATAATAAGACAGTAAAAAGTATTTTGTGCATTTTGTATTTATCAAATTAATTTATCTGTAATTTGTGGACAAATAATAATCGAACGCAAAAATATTCTTTATATTTGGTTTTATATGCTTTCTTAAGTTATTTTATTTTGAACAAAGCTTATGTTAATTGGTTACTAATAGTGAATCTTAAAAACAAATATGATTATGAGTACAGAAAAAGTTCTTGAAACAATGAAAAAAGCCGGCAAACCATTGAAAGCTGGACAGATTGCTGAATTGTCGGGTCTTGATAAAAAAGAGGTAGACAAAGCAATGAATACCCTAAAAAAAGAGGGTAAAATAGAGTCGCCTGCACGTTGCATGTGGCAACCTAAGTAAGGTAATTTTATAATAAAAAAAATAAAAGCCTGCAGCAAGTTTTGTGTTGCAGGCTTTGTTGTGTTCAATAATTTCGTTGTGGTAGCTAAACTTCTTAGTCAGACATATTGACAAAATAGGTTAATTGTCTATTTTTTCTTGTGTATCTAGCTCATAAAGTAGCAAATCAATGTAAATAGGGTAGTGGTCAGAGTATCCTCCGTTATAGCTAAACCCTACATAAGTTCTGAACGGTTTTTTCCCTTGATGTGTTCTGTCCTCTTCGGTTAAAAAATCGAAATCGCCTATATGGACATGCTCGGCAGATGTTTTGGTAGGATTTGGTG
Protein-coding sequences here:
- a CDS encoding MarR family transcriptional regulator — its product is MSTEKVLETMKKAGKPLKAGQIAELSGLDKKEVDKAMNTLKKEGKIESPARCMWQPK
- a CDS encoding alkaline phosphatase family protein; translated protein: MHKILFTVLLLGTLPLLSQNVPNIPSKKPKLIVIVIVDQMRYDYLAKFKHNFGKNGFNRLLAEGSTCTNARHDYLLTQQLPGYSTIVTGSTPSIHGITSDKWYTRIKNEEKYAGIDATVTPLLPDSKSNNFSPRDLLTTTISDEIALNNNHQSKIHSLAFDGRASVLAGGHAADGAWWFDVYTGNWTSSNYYCDSLPAWLNEFNEKKLPELYVKREWTPQLQVEDYSAGKSKTKNNKFKFEKIGFLYDLLAQRKIAQSYKVLTRTPFGNTFTFDFAKQVIINDSLGRDSYTDFLAIGLNPIGVINQEHGPMSVEIEDAYIRLDEDLSQFINFLDNVIGMNDVLLVLTSDRGCPHSPEYLKQMSLPSGIFNQGQLFTLAKSYLNVVYGQGEWITAYSEKQFYLNHTLIEDSSLSLTDIQERLARFTLQFSGVVNAVTANTLQSANFTDGSFALMQRSYHQRRSGDVIINLEPGWIEKSDYVVQSNSGYDYDTHVPLIWFGWEIPRTTIYKNISTTSIAATIAAMLDIVAPGGSSGEVINELMQKNK